One genomic segment of Amycolatopsis sp. WQ 127309 includes these proteins:
- a CDS encoding class I SAM-dependent methyltransferase yields MDHDTRADFFDSTAENYDEDTFHASVAEALVLPLPEGPELVLDVACGTGFAAYAALRLKPSRVLAVDLSPAMLARAEAKAPSQDPSGVITWQAGPAVPMPVEDHTADVVLCASSLHFLGAVAFADWRRVLRPGGRLAFSVVSGLRFRPSGQFEAFVPRDLTFPTDETEAAALAAGFVDVSATTFAVGTRSVFVVHATAP; encoded by the coding sequence GTGGACCACGACACCAGAGCCGATTTCTTCGACAGCACAGCCGAGAACTACGACGAAGACACCTTCCACGCTTCGGTGGCGGAAGCGCTGGTCCTACCCCTGCCGGAGGGGCCTGAGCTGGTCCTCGACGTCGCGTGCGGGACGGGCTTCGCGGCGTACGCGGCGTTGCGGCTGAAGCCCTCGCGGGTGCTCGCCGTGGACCTGTCGCCGGCGATGCTCGCGCGGGCCGAGGCGAAGGCGCCTTCACAGGACCCGTCGGGGGTGATCACGTGGCAGGCCGGACCGGCGGTCCCGATGCCGGTCGAGGACCACACGGCCGACGTCGTGCTGTGCGCGTCGTCGCTGCACTTCCTGGGCGCGGTGGCCTTCGCCGACTGGCGCCGCGTGCTGCGCCCGGGCGGCCGGCTGGCGTTCTCGGTGGTGTCGGGGCTGCGGTTCCGGCCGTCGGGGCAGTTCGAGGCGTTCGTCCCGCGGGACCTCACGTTCCCGACGGACGAAACCGAGGCGGCGGCGCTGGCCGCGGGGTTCGTGGACGTCTCGGCGACGACGTTCGCGGTCGGGACGCGAAGTGTGTTCGTGGTGCACGCGACGGCCCCGTGA
- a CDS encoding DUF2203 domain-containing protein — MGLFTVAEACDELARLRPVLDELVRVRADAAELAASLRPGGRATVLGGLPEWKAAQARLDDLMTTVQHTGAELKGFAPLLVDFPAELDGVDVLLCWLEGDPEMGWYHRTDLGFAGRRRLKTAGPPG, encoded by the coding sequence ATGGGACTGTTCACCGTCGCGGAAGCGTGTGACGAACTGGCGCGGCTGCGGCCGGTCCTCGACGAGCTGGTGCGCGTCCGCGCCGACGCGGCCGAGCTCGCCGCGTCACTGCGGCCGGGCGGCCGCGCGACGGTGCTGGGCGGGCTGCCCGAGTGGAAGGCCGCGCAGGCCCGGCTCGACGACCTGATGACGACGGTGCAGCACACCGGCGCCGAGCTGAAGGGCTTCGCGCCGCTGCTGGTCGACTTCCCGGCCGAGCTGGACGGCGTCGACGTCCTGCTGTGCTGGCTGGAAGGCGATCCGGAGATGGGCTGGTACCACCGCACGGACCTGGGGTTCGCGGGCCGCCGGCGACTGAAAACCGCTGGTCCGCCCGGCTAG